The Sphingopyxis fribergensis DNA segment CGCAAATTCTACGCCCAAACGGGCGCCTTCACCTATGATCCCGGCTTCACCTCGACCGCGAGCTGCGAATCGCAGCTCACCTATATCGACGGTGACGAGGGCGTGCTGCTCCACCGTGGCTACGCGATCGGCGACCTCGCCGAACAATCGAGCTTCATGGAAACTTGCTATCTCCTGCTCAACGGCGAACTGCCGAACGGCGAGGAACTGCAGACGTTCGAAAATACGATCACGCGCCACACGATGCTGCACGAACAGCTCGCGACCTTCTATCGCGGCTTCCGGCGCGACGCGCACCCGATGGCGGTGATGTGCGGCGTCGTCGGTGCATTGAGCGCCTTCTACCCCGACTCGACCGAGATCCACGATCCGCACCAGCGGATGATCGCCAGCCACCGGCTGATTGCGAAAATGCCGACGATCGCGGCGATGGCGTATAAATATTCGGTCGGCCAGCCCTTCGTCTATCCCGACAATTCGCTGAGCTACACCGGCAATTTCCTGCGTATGACCTTCGGCGTGCCTGCCGAACCCTATGAGGTGAACCCGGTCGTCGAACGCGCGCTCGACCGCATCTTCATCCTCCACGCCGATCACGAACAGAATGCATCGACCTCGACCGTCCGCCTCGCGGGTTCGTCGGGTGCCAATCCGTTCGCTTGCATCGCCGCGGGCATCGCCTGCCTGTGGGGCCCCGCGCATGGCGGCGCGAACGAGGCCGCCCTCAATATGCTGCGCGAAATCGGCCGTCCGGAGCGCATCCCCGAATATATCGCGCGTGCGAAGGACAAGGACGATCCCTTCCGCCTGATGGGCTTCGGTCATCGCGTCTACAAGAATTACGATCCGCGCGCGACGGTGATGCAAAAGACCGTGCGCGAGGTGTTCGAGGCGCTCAAGGTCAACGACCCGGTGTTCGAGGTCGCGCTGCAGCTCGAGGAAATGGCGCTCAGCGATCCCTATTTCGTCGAAAAGAAGCTGTTTCCGAACGTCGATTTCTATTCGGGCGTGATCCTGTCGGCGATCGGTTTCCCGACGACGATGTTCACCGCACTCTTCGCGCTTGCCCGCACCGTCGGCTGGGTCGCGCAGTGGAACGAAATGATTTCGGACCCCGCACAGAAAATCGGCCGTCCGCGCCAGCTCTACACGGGCCCGACGCACCGCCCCTATGTCGCGGTCGACAAGCGCTAAGCGGCAAATTCCTTATAATTTCGAGCGGCGGCGTGGGCGACCAGGCCGCCGTTTCGATTCAGACTTCGCGCGCCGGTAAACTCAGCGTAAACCGCGCGCCCTGTCCCGGCGCGCTATCGACCGTCAGCTCGCCGTCCATCGCCCGCGCCAGCCGCCGCGCGATATAGAGACCGAGCCCCGAACCGCCGCTGTCGGTGCGGCCCAGTCGCTCGAACTTCTCGAACACCACCGCCTGCTGTTCGGCGTCGATCCCCTGCCCCTGGTCGGCGACGGTGACCATCGCGCGGTCGCCCTCGCGGTTCACGCGGATCCAGATCAGCGAGTTCTCAGGCGAATAGCGGATCGCATTGCCGAGCAGATTGAGCAGGACCTGCAGAACACGGCGAAATTCGCCCGTCGCGGGCATTTGGTCGTCCGTGCGCGGCGCGTCGATCCGGATGCCTTTTTCCTCGGCCTTCATGCCGAGCAGGCCGACCGCGCGGCGCGCCAGATCGCCGAGGTCGATCTCATCCTGTGCCGCCTTGAACCCGGGCCGCTCGATATTCTGCAGATCGGCCAGGTCGTCGACCAGGCCCAGAAGATGGCGCCCGGCGTGCGCGATATCGCCGGCATAGCGTGCATAATCGGCGCGAATGGGGCCATCGAACTGTCCGGAAATCGTCTCCGCCGTCGCGATGATACGGCTGAGCGGACCGCGCAGCGCGCCGTCGATCCGGCGCCCGAACTGCGGATCGGACAGCGGCAGCGACCCGAAGGCCGGATCGATCAGCGTGGCGCTCGAGGGTGGCTCGGCGGGCGACTCGGCTTCGGCGACGACCGCGAGCCCGCGAAAGCCCGTAAAACGACCCGTTGCGTCGAACAGCGCCTCGCCTGACAGCGTCATCGCCCTGCCCCCAGCCTGCACGCGCTGACCATCGAAGCGCGATTGCCTTGCGAGCGCGCGGAGCACGGGGAAACGCCCGTCTTCATCGGGTTGCAACTCGAATAGTTCGGAGAGCGAGCGCGCTTCCCAGCTCTCCGGTATCGGTGGCGCTTCGGCGGCTGCCCGCAAAGCGACGATGCGCAGATGCTGATCGCATTCCCAGGTCCAGCTTTGCGGCACCGCGGTGCTATCGGCGATCGCGGGCACCTGCGGCTGTGTGACAGGGCGCGTGCGCCAGTCGCTGATCTCGAGGCTCGCACCCTCGGCATCGGGTATGATGCGGACCAATGCGTGGATGTCGCTATGATCGTCGGCGGCATGAAGCGGGCGGCTGATATCGCGATTTAGGCGCTGGGCCAGCGTAACGAGCCGCGCGAGGTGCGGTAGCGCCAGCGGCTTGTCGAGCCCCGCCCCGGCGCGCTGTTGCAGGCGCAGCAGCGGCGCGTCGGCGCTGACCAGCGCCCCCGACCGGTCGATCCGGCCCCGGATGATACGCTCACTCATCGCTGCTCGCATCGGCCACCGCACGCGCGGGCAGCATCATCAGCGAGGCCTCGAGCGGCGCCAGCGCGGCGTGATCGAGGCGCAGCGGCGCGAGCAACGAAGGCAATGCGGCACTTTCGGCGGTCAGCAGCGTCATCGCCAAGTCGCCATAGGTACGGCGGTGCGCGGCGGCGGCAAGCGCAATCAGCGTCGGCCAATTGTGGCGCGCGATCGCCGCTGCGGCCGCGTCGGGCAAGGCGGCACCCAAAATCTCGTAATAGGCCTGTCCGGCCGATTCGATGCCGCGCTCGCCCGCCTGCCGTTCGGTCGCGCCCCGCACCGCGTCTCCCAACTCGGCGGCGCGTGCCGTATCGCCGCTTACCGCGGCGAGCCGCCACGCGGCGATATCGAGCAACAGGGTGCGGAAAATTTCGCCATCGAGATCGGCGATCGCGAGCGCGGGATTGCCCAGCGCGTCGAAGCGGCGACGGTCGGCGATCTGCAGCGCCAGATATGCGCGATCGACGTCGGACAGCGGTTCGCCGACCGCGGACGCATCGGCATTCGTCGCGTCGGTTTCGGCAAGGATCGGCGGCGGACTGGTCCGCAGCGCCGATTGCTCGCGCCAGCGATGCTCCTCGGCGCGCGCGAAACAAATGCCGGCAAGCCGCGTCGCAGACGGCAATCCGCCGCGCACCCATTCACCCCACAGCGCGCCCGGATCGATACCGGGATGAAGCCGCGCCGCGACATCGACGACCAACCGGCGTGCGATGCCCAGCGACAGCGCGCGCTGCTCTTCGGTCAGCCGTCCGGCAGCGGGCGCAGCCAGATAGCCCGCCAACTCGCGAAGGCGGGCAGACAGCGTCGGCGAGGGCGGGTCGATGCCGGGGGAGGAAACCGAGTCAATCATGCGCGTCCGCCAATAACAGGATCGCGTTAATAGGCCTTAAACCTTCAATATCTTTGTTTTACCGCGCCTCCGGGCGCCGAGCGAGCCGCAGCCAGAGCAAAATCTGGAGCAACGCCAGCAGCGGCAGGATGGCGAACATCAACGACGCGAAGCCGAAGAGCAGCGCCGGCGCAAGCATAATCCAGGCCTGGTCGGCGTCGGGGAGCAGCCAGTGGAAGCGCCGCCGCGCGCCCGAATCCTCATAGAGCCAGCGGGCCAACAGGATCGTCGCAGCAAGGCACGGCGCCAGCGCAGCCTCGGCAAACAGGGGCATCTTGTGCGCCGGACCGCTGAGCGACAGCAGCCATGGGAAGCTCGCAAGCAACACCCACGCAAAGCTGCGGATCACATCGCGCGTCCGGTCCTGCGCGGCGCTTTCGGCGCGAAAGGCCGAGAGGAACCGCATCGCGGCGAGCCCCAGTCCACCGAAAATCGCCACCAGCGCCCCCGCCGCCGCCAGCCCGCTCGCCGCGAGCAACGCGACGATCACCCACAGCAAAGCGGTGACATAGGGCAGATAGCGCGCCGTCATTGGCGATTTGACCAGCAAGGGCCCGGCGAGCCGGATCAGCGGCATCATGATCGCCGAGCGCCCGAGCCCCATGCCGCCATATTCGACCTGTTGCAGGCTCGATTGCTCGATCAGTACCGCGGTCGGGCGATCGACGATGATCGCAATCTCGCCCTGCTCGAACAGCGCAGGCTCGCAATAGAGCCGCCGCGCGCCCGATTGCACCGCGAGCCGCAGCAGCGTCAGCATCATGTCCCATTCGCCTGGCATCGCGGCGAGTTCGGCGACCATCGTGTCGGAAATGCACGCCAGCCCGCCCCAGCGCCGCGTCGCATCGATCCGTTCGAACATCTGCGTCAGCGGCGTATCGCCGGTGACCAGGATGGCGGGCGATCCGGGCTTCGCGATCGCCGCATAATGCGTCCCGCCGGCCCGCAAGCCGTCGGCAACGAGGATGATACGGTCGTCGCCCTCGACCAGCACCATCAGGTCGGCGGCGGCCCGCACGGGGGTCACTTTCACCCCGCGGCGGCGGATGCGGTCGCACGTTGCCAGCAATTCGGCGGGGACCGCGGCGACCGCGACCGCGATATGCGTCACACCGACGTCGGAAAGGCGCGCCGCCTGCCGTTCGATCAGCGTTTCGCCCGCCACGGTGACGAGCGCACGGAGCGACCCGTCGGGCAACGTTTCGGAAGCGCCGACCAGCGCGATCAGGGCCATCGGCGCCGAAGGATTGGAGCAGCGGTCATCGACGCGAAGCTTTAGGGCCGACGAGGCGATTGGCAAGCCCCGCAATGGCGCACGATGACGTCACGCCTTCACCCTCGTTTCCCTTACTTTCCGTGTCCTTTTCGCCCGCAAAAAAATACGGAAAAAAGGACCGAATCGCTGGCCTTTCCACCCATCATCGGCTAGGCTAAATCCACCTCCCGAAAGAACGAAAAAAGGCCGGGTCTTGACCGAAGAAAATACGCCTACGCCGCCGTCCGAGGATGGCGTTTCATCGATCAATATCGTCGATGAAATGAAAACATCGTACCTCGATTACGCGATGAGCGTGATCGTCAGCCGCGCGCTCCCCGACGTCCGCGACGGGTTGAAGCCGGTGCACCGCCGCATCCTCTACTCGGCGTTCGAAAGCGGCTATGTCGCCGGGCGTCCCTATCGCAAGTCGGCGCGTATCGTCGGCGACGTCATGGGTAAATATCACCCGCACGGCGACAGCTCGATCTACGAAGCGCTCGCGCGCATGACGCAGGACTGGTCGATGAGCGTCCCGCTCGTCGACGGTCAGGGCAATTTCGGCTCGATGGACCCCGATCCGCCGGCGGCGATGCGCTACACCGAATCGCGCCTCGCCAAGGTCGCGAACACGCTGCTCGGCGATCTCGACAAGGACACCGTCGATTTCCAGCCGAACTATGACGGCTCGGAATCCGAACCGACCGTTCTTCCCGCGCGCTACCCCAATTTGCTCGTCAACGGCGCGGGTGGGATCGCGGTCGGCATGGCGACCAATATTCCGCCGCATAACCTTGGCGAAGTGATCAACGCGACGCTGGCGACGATCGACAATCCCGAAATCAGCCTCGACGACCTGATGACGATCATTCCCGGCCCCGATTTCCCGACCGGCGCGATGATGCTGGGCCAGGGCGGCGCGCGCCTCGCTTACGCCACCGGCCGCGGCTCGATCATGATGCGCTCGACCTATGTCATCGAGGAAGGGCGTAACGATCGCCAGTCGATCGTCCTCACCGCCATCCCCTTCCAGGTCGGCAAGTCCGGCCTCGTCGAGAAGATCGCCGAGGCCGCGCGCGACAAGCGGATCGAAGGCGTCGCCGATATCCGCGACGAATCGAACCGTGAGGGCGTCCGCGTCGTCATCGAATTGAAGCGCGACGCGACCGCCGAGGTCGTGCTCAACCAGCTATGGCGGCACACCCCCGCGCAGTCGAGCTTCCCCGCCAACATGCTCGCGATCCGCGGCGGACGCCCCGAAATGATGGGGCTGAAGACGATCCTCGAGGCGTTCATCGCCTTCCGCGAGGAAGTCATCACCCGCCGCTGCAAGTTCGAACTCGCGAAAGCGCGCGACCGGGCGCACATCTTGCTCGGTCTCGTCGTCGCGGTCAGCAATCTCGACGAAGTTGTCCGCATCATCCGCGGATCGTCGAGCCCCGCCGCAGCGCGCGACGCGCTGCTGGCGCGCGAATGGCCGATCGGTGATATCGCGCCCTATATCCGTCTCGTCGAAGCCATCGATGGCGAGATGGACGAAAGTTCGAGCTATCGCCTGTCCGAAATCCAGGTGAAGGCGATCCTCGACCTTCGCCTGCATCGCCTGACGGCGCTTGGTCGCGACGATATCGGTAACGAACTCAAAGAGCTGGCAAGCGAGATTGAGGGCCTGCTTGAAATCCTCGCCGACCGCGAAAAACTCTATGTCGTGATGCGCGAAGAGCTGATCGCGGTGCGCGACGAATTCGCCAAGCCGCGCCGGACTGTGCTTGCCCCCGCCGCCGACGGTATCGACGACGAGGATCTGATCGAGCGCGAGGAGATGGTCGTCACCGTCACCCTCGACGGCTATATCAAGCGCACCCCGCTCGAGACGTTCCGCGCGCAGCGCCGCGGCGGCAAGGGCCGCGCGGGCATGGCGACGAAGGACGAGGATGTCGTCACAAATTTGTTCGTCACCTCGACGCACACGCCGGTGCTCTTCTTCTCGACCCTTGGCAAAGTCTACCGCATGAA contains these protein-coding regions:
- a CDS encoding citrate synthase; its protein translation is MTDTAKITLGDKTVDSPVLSGTVGPDVVDIRKFYAQTGAFTYDPGFTSTASCESQLTYIDGDEGVLLHRGYAIGDLAEQSSFMETCYLLLNGELPNGEELQTFENTITRHTMLHEQLATFYRGFRRDAHPMAVMCGVVGALSAFYPDSTEIHDPHQRMIASHRLIAKMPTIAAMAYKYSVGQPFVYPDNSLSYTGNFLRMTFGVPAEPYEVNPVVERALDRIFILHADHEQNASTSTVRLAGSSGANPFACIAAGIACLWGPAHGGANEAALNMLREIGRPERIPEYIARAKDKDDPFRLMGFGHRVYKNYDPRATVMQKTVREVFEALKVNDPVFEVALQLEEMALSDPYFVEKKLFPNVDFYSGVILSAIGFPTTMFTALFALARTVGWVAQWNEMISDPAQKIGRPRQLYTGPTHRPYVAVDKR
- a CDS encoding sensor histidine kinase; protein product: MSERIIRGRIDRSGALVSADAPLLRLQQRAGAGLDKPLALPHLARLVTLAQRLNRDISRPLHAADDHSDIHALVRIIPDAEGASLEISDWRTRPVTQPQVPAIADSTAVPQSWTWECDQHLRIVALRAAAEAPPIPESWEARSLSELFELQPDEDGRFPVLRALARQSRFDGQRVQAGGRAMTLSGEALFDATGRFTGFRGLAVVAEAESPAEPPSSATLIDPAFGSLPLSDPQFGRRIDGALRGPLSRIIATAETISGQFDGPIRADYARYAGDIAHAGRHLLGLVDDLADLQNIERPGFKAAQDEIDLGDLARRAVGLLGMKAEEKGIRIDAPRTDDQMPATGEFRRVLQVLLNLLGNAIRYSPENSLIWIRVNREGDRAMVTVADQGQGIDAEQQAVVFEKFERLGRTDSGGSGLGLYIARRLARAMDGELTVDSAPGQGARFTLSLPAREV
- the gyrA gene encoding DNA gyrase subunit A, with protein sequence MKTSYLDYAMSVIVSRALPDVRDGLKPVHRRILYSAFESGYVAGRPYRKSARIVGDVMGKYHPHGDSSIYEALARMTQDWSMSVPLVDGQGNFGSMDPDPPAAMRYTESRLAKVANTLLGDLDKDTVDFQPNYDGSESEPTVLPARYPNLLVNGAGGIAVGMATNIPPHNLGEVINATLATIDNPEISLDDLMTIIPGPDFPTGAMMLGQGGARLAYATGRGSIMMRSTYVIEEGRNDRQSIVLTAIPFQVGKSGLVEKIAEAARDKRIEGVADIRDESNREGVRVVIELKRDATAEVVLNQLWRHTPAQSSFPANMLAIRGGRPEMMGLKTILEAFIAFREEVITRRCKFELAKARDRAHILLGLVVAVSNLDEVVRIIRGSSSPAAARDALLAREWPIGDIAPYIRLVEAIDGEMDESSSYRLSEIQVKAILDLRLHRLTALGRDDIGNELKELASEIEGLLEILADREKLYVVMREELIAVRDEFAKPRRTVLAPAADGIDDEDLIEREEMVVTVTLDGYIKRTPLETFRAQRRGGKGRAGMATKDEDVVTNLFVTSTHTPVLFFSTLGKVYRMKVWRLPEGGPATRGRPMINLLPLGPGETISTVLPLPEDEAEWGKLHVMFATAKGNVRRNSMDAFTNVPSNGKIAMKFEGEDEDDRLIGVALLDESDDVLLATRQGKAIRFAGDDVREFQSRNSTGVRGMRLAGGDEVISLSILHRVGTTMEEREAYLRAAPWKDNENAPTLDGDRMAELAASEQFILTVCANGYGKLSSAYEYRRTGRGGQGITNIDNIARNGPVVASFPATKIHQLMLVTDQAKLIRMGLDSMRVIGRGSAGVRLFDVAKDEHVVSAALIEESDEEDVDGIEGEAPSPEAAPTAETPSE